One genomic segment of Streptococcus salivarius includes these proteins:
- a CDS encoding Gfo/Idh/MocA family protein, producing the protein MTNQIKYKWASLGTGVIANELAQALAALGGKLYSVANRTYDKGVAFAETYGIEKVYKEIDEVFKDPEVDIIYISTPHNTHINFLRKALAAGKHVLCEKSITLNSEELAEAIQLAEENHVKLAEAMTIFHMPIYRKLSEIVESGKLGPLKVIQMNFGSYKEYDMTNRFFNRNLAGGALLDIGVYALSFVRWFMTSQPTEMVSQVKLAPTGVDEQAGILLTNAEGEMATVTLSLHAKQPKRGTIAYDKGYIELYEYPRGQKAVITYTEDGSQEVIESGETAKALQYEVLDMEAAVAGEDDHTYLNYSRDVMELMTQLRKDWGLVYPEEE; encoded by the coding sequence GCCAATGAATTAGCGCAAGCACTTGCAGCACTTGGCGGTAAACTCTATTCCGTTGCAAATCGTACCTATGATAAGGGAGTGGCCTTTGCTGAGACATATGGTATTGAAAAGGTTTATAAAGAGATTGATGAAGTGTTTAAAGATCCTGAAGTGGATATTATCTACATTTCAACGCCTCACAATACGCATATCAATTTTCTTCGCAAGGCACTCGCAGCAGGTAAACACGTCCTCTGTGAAAAATCTATCACCTTAAATAGTGAGGAATTGGCAGAAGCTATCCAACTCGCCGAAGAAAATCATGTCAAACTGGCAGAAGCCATGACCATTTTCCATATGCCTATCTATCGAAAACTATCTGAAATCGTGGAAAGTGGTAAGCTAGGTCCCCTTAAGGTTATTCAGATGAACTTCGGTTCTTATAAAGAATATGACATGACCAACCGCTTTTTCAATCGTAATCTAGCTGGTGGTGCCCTACTTGATATCGGTGTCTATGCCCTATCCTTCGTGCGTTGGTTTATGACATCACAACCGACAGAGATGGTTTCACAGGTTAAATTAGCTCCAACTGGTGTTGATGAACAAGCGGGTATTCTCCTTACCAATGCAGAAGGGGAAATGGCGACGGTGACGCTAAGTCTTCATGCTAAACAACCTAAACGTGGCACCATCGCTTATGACAAGGGCTATATCGAACTTTACGAGTACCCACGTGGGCAAAAGGCGGTCATTACCTATACGGAAGATGGCTCACAAGAAGTCATCGAGTCAGGAGAAACTGCCAAAGCCCTCCAGTATGAGGTCCTAGACATGGAAGCAGCTGTTGCAGGCGAGGATGATCATACCTACCTCAATTACAGCCGAGATGTCATGGAGCTCATGACTCAACTCCGCAAAGATTGGGGCTTGGTCTACCCAGAAGAAGAGTAG